The Vicia villosa cultivar HV-30 ecotype Madison, WI linkage group LG1, Vvil1.0, whole genome shotgun sequence genome includes a region encoding these proteins:
- the LOC131644510 gene encoding mechanosensitive ion channel protein 6-like, whose amino-acid sequence MSRRKEQEKEMEGVVSFAGAGNSSKYKKRNFGLLILIERLGLVLIPALILTLTLPFLRNEDYWEVSIWKWEIMILFLVSGRLLWRSIIRIIVFWIQRKFQWKIKVLYYVYALKKTVQNYIWLLILYLAWSFWFRLINTDLKDLETALFCSFQALSLWLFKTLIAKVLTTHYYLTTYFGNIEESINNLLWINMLSGSHMVKIQKTKAQEEERRAACNLSNITIERPRSEIEYGGGISFNILSKLNPKFVSSLEMKSLIKTFTYRALDLEDDHSALVTTEKEAKAATEQIFRNIAICGSNSKYIDIEDLMPFMIESQASQIVNHLKGASDSGKISQTALKDWILNVLWERRTLILKINDTKSPVPKLYNLLNFLTVLEIFVLTILILIWEMVTTKTLAVIGSQFVVAYILKNTLTAAFKGICFVFLKHPYDVGDRCVIDDTELVVEEINLLHTVFISFEQQLITIPNSELSKKVILNHNHSPELEEPLQFYIDVSTPDEKVLMLKHRIKNYMDRKPDQWYPSPTITMDYLEKLGKVKVVVWPTLRMNFVGMRERGIRRSMLIEELMKILRDLDILYFMPLEVNCLPVSC is encoded by the exons ATGTCGCGGCGGAAGGAGCAAGAGAAAGAGATGGAGGGA GTGGTTTCGTTTGCAGGAGCTGGAAACTCGAGTAAGTATAAGAAacgaaattttggtcttttgattTTAATTGAAAGGCTGGGTTTGGTTCTTATACCTGCTCTAATACTAACCTTGACTCTTCCGTTTTTGCGGAATGAAGATTATTGGGAGGTTAGTATTTGGAAATGGGAAATCATGATTCTGTTTTTAGTCTCGGGTCGGTTATTGTGGCGTTCTATCATTAGGATTATTGTGTTTTGGATTCAAAGAAAATTTCAATGGAAGATCAAGGTTCTTTACTATGTATATGCTTTGAAGAAAACAGTTCAGAATTatatatggttattgatactTTATTTAGCATGGTCTTTCTGGTTCCGGCTGATCAACACTGATTTGAAAGATTTGGAGACAGCTCTGTTCTGTTCTTTTCAGGCTCTTTCATTATGGCTCTTCAAAACCTTAATTGCTAAAGTGTTAACCACTCATTATTATTTGACAACATATTTCGGCAACATTGAAGAGTCGATCAACAATCTCTTATGGATTAATATGCTTTCTGGATCACATATGGTAAAAATTCAAAAGACTAAAGCACAAGAGGAGGAAAGGCGTGCTGCTTGTAACTTGTCTAACATCACAATTGAAAGGCCAAGGAGTGAGATTGAATATGGTGGTGGAATATCTTTCAATATTTTGTCTAAGCTGAATCCAAAATTTGTGTCTTCTTTAGAAATGAAGAGCTTAATAAAAACATTCACCTACAGAGCACTTGATTTGGAAGACGACCATTCCGCATTAGTCACAACTGAAAAGGAGGCTAAAGCAGCAACCGAACAAATATTCAGAAATATTGCTATATGTGGTTCCAACTCCAAGTATATAGACATTGAGGACTTGATGCCTTTTATGATTGAAAGTCAAGCTTCTCAAATTGTAAATCACCTTAAAGGGGCATCAGATTCTGGAAAAATAAGTCAAACTGCCTTGAAAGACTGGATTCTGAATGTGTTATGGGAGAGAAGaacacttattttaaaaataaatgacaccAAATCACCGGTCCCAAAGTTATACAACTTGTTGAACTTCTTAACTGTCCTTGAGATTTTTGTTCtaacgattttgattttgatttgggaAATGGTCACTACCAAAACCCTTGCCGTTATTGGGTCACAGTTCGTGGTTGCATACATATTGAAAAACACATTGACCGCTGCTTTTAAAGGaatatgttttgttttcttaaaACATCCCTATGATGTAGGAGATAGATGTGTCATCGATGATACAGAACTTGTTGTTGAAGAAATAAACTTACTGCATACTGTGTTTATATCGTTCGAACAACAACTCATAACCATACCCAACAGCGAACTTAGCAAGAAAGTCATACTTAATCATAATCATAGTCCTGAATTGGAAGAGCCTCTGCAATTTTATATTGATGTATCAACTCCCGATGAAAAAGTTTTAATGTTGAAACATAGAATAAAGAATTACATGGACAGAAAGCCAGATCAGTGGTATCCTTCACCTACCATAACCATGGATTATCTGGAAAAATTAGGCAAGGTAAAAGTGGTTGTCTGGCCAACTCTGAGAATGAACTTCGTAGGCATGAGAGAAAGAGGCATCAGGAGATCTATGTTGATAGAAGAGTTGATGAAGATCTTAAGGGATCTTGATATTCTATACTTTATGCCTCTAGAGGTAAATTGTCTCCCTGTTAGTTGTTGA